One Alicyclobacillus acidoterrestris DNA window includes the following coding sequences:
- the cobI gene encoding precorrin-2 C(20)-methyltransferase, translated as MTQTTGTLYGVGVGPGDPELLTVKAFRLMQSSPVIAYPNKRMGGKSYALEIVEQYVNPAEKTMLGLVFPMTKDEDALRVAWQKTVDAVYEHLAAGRDVVFVTEGDPMLYSTFIHMARLMQQTHQEVQVVSVPGISSVNAAANRLGLPLADGDEAVAIIPARADMDAMRDALLHHDCVVFLKVAKVLDEMIGLLDELGLTEKAAVCTKVTSTSERVWHDVRALKGASLNYLTLMVVRK; from the coding sequence GTGACACAGACCACAGGCACGCTGTACGGCGTCGGTGTCGGCCCGGGAGACCCAGAACTGTTGACTGTGAAGGCGTTTCGGCTGATGCAGTCGTCGCCAGTGATTGCTTACCCGAACAAGCGGATGGGCGGTAAAAGCTACGCGCTGGAAATCGTCGAACAGTATGTGAACCCGGCTGAGAAGACGATGCTCGGCCTCGTGTTCCCGATGACAAAAGATGAGGACGCGTTGCGCGTCGCCTGGCAGAAGACGGTGGACGCGGTCTATGAGCACTTGGCCGCGGGGCGCGACGTCGTCTTCGTCACAGAGGGCGACCCGATGCTCTACAGCACGTTTATTCACATGGCGCGGTTGATGCAGCAAACGCACCAGGAGGTACAGGTTGTCTCGGTGCCAGGCATTTCGTCGGTGAACGCCGCGGCGAACCGATTGGGGTTACCCTTGGCGGACGGCGACGAGGCCGTCGCCATCATTCCGGCGCGCGCGGATATGGACGCGATGAGGGATGCGTTATTGCATCACGACTGTGTGGTGTTTTTGAAGGTCGCCAAGGTGCTCGACGAGATGATTGGGTTGCTCGACGAATTAGGTCTCACGGAGAAGGCGGCGGTCTGCACGAAAGTGACCTCGACGAGCGAGCGCGTCTGGCACGACGTCCGCGCCTTAAAAGGTGCTTCACTCAACTATTTGACGCTGATGGTGGTGAGGAAATGA
- the cobM gene encoding precorrin-4 C(11)-methyltransferase: MKLDAKVYIVGAGPGDPELITVKGMRILQGADVVIYTDSLVRAELIDYCGPTTQVYKSAGMALEEIVHLMVSHVREGRSVARVHTGDPAVFGAILEQIGLLRRAEVPYEVVPGVSSVFAAAAALGAELTVPELTQTVILTRVGGRTPMPEGEQLRDLAKHHTTLALFLSATLAKKAVDDLLAAGWSPDTPVAVVQKATWPDQLVIRSTLSGLVRAMGDAHVSSHAMILAGWALQPDLALSDGHRSKLYDKTFTHRYRKGVVEG; encoded by the coding sequence ATGAAACTGGACGCGAAAGTGTATATCGTCGGTGCGGGCCCGGGCGACCCGGAGCTCATCACGGTCAAAGGCATGCGAATTCTTCAAGGGGCAGATGTGGTCATCTACACGGACAGCCTCGTGCGCGCGGAACTGATCGACTATTGCGGACCGACGACACAGGTGTATAAAAGCGCTGGCATGGCGCTCGAGGAAATCGTCCACCTGATGGTTTCGCACGTGCGCGAAGGGCGCAGTGTGGCGCGTGTGCATACGGGCGATCCGGCTGTCTTCGGCGCCATCTTGGAACAGATTGGACTGCTTCGGCGTGCGGAGGTTCCCTACGAGGTGGTCCCGGGCGTGAGTTCGGTGTTCGCGGCGGCGGCCGCACTTGGGGCAGAACTGACGGTGCCGGAGCTGACGCAGACGGTGATTCTCACGCGTGTCGGCGGGCGCACGCCGATGCCGGAGGGCGAACAACTGCGCGATTTGGCGAAGCACCACACGACGCTCGCGCTGTTTTTGAGTGCGACACTAGCGAAGAAGGCGGTCGACGACTTACTGGCTGCTGGCTGGTCGCCGGACACACCGGTAGCCGTCGTGCAGAAAGCCACGTGGCCTGACCAATTGGTGATTCGCAGCACACTCTCCGGTCTCGTGCGGGCGATGGGCGACGCGCACGTCTCCAGCCACGCGATGATTCTCGCAGGCTGGGCGCTTCAGCCTGATCTCGCGCTTTCGGACGGTCATCGTTCGAAGCTGTACGACAAGACGTTCACGCATCGCTACCGAAAGGGTGTGGTAGAGGGATGA
- a CDS encoding transporter substrate-binding domain-containing protein gives MKRFTQIGAAVGAVAFMAAAVTGCGTNSTSGSTNSTSGSSGSEPTLVLATSADYKPYEYHDTSSGQDKIVGFDIDVANAIAKQLHFKVKIEDMDFDGLIAALQAHRADFVIAGMTATPQRKKSVDFSDVYYQAENVVITKKGDNIKSLKDLSGDKVAAQLGSIQEDAAKTIPNVKLDSLDTIPTVVQEVLSNRADAAVIENTVATGYVKSNPQLQINKIAGMTENGSAIAFPKGSPWTKKFDTAIEKMKKDGELQQLAEKWFGGGQ, from the coding sequence ATGAAACGTTTTACGCAAATTGGCGCTGCAGTCGGTGCTGTAGCGTTCATGGCTGCGGCCGTGACCGGCTGCGGTACGAATTCGACATCTGGTTCAACCAACTCCACCAGTGGTTCATCCGGTTCCGAACCCACCTTGGTTCTGGCAACCTCAGCCGACTACAAACCGTATGAGTACCATGATACTTCAAGTGGGCAGGACAAAATTGTCGGATTTGATATCGATGTTGCAAATGCCATTGCAAAACAGCTTCACTTCAAGGTGAAGATTGAGGATATGGATTTCGACGGGTTGATCGCCGCGCTTCAGGCACACCGGGCGGATTTCGTCATCGCCGGCATGACTGCGACGCCGCAGCGGAAAAAGAGCGTAGATTTCTCGGATGTCTACTACCAAGCGGAAAATGTGGTCATTACGAAAAAAGGTGACAACATCAAATCGCTCAAGGACTTGAGTGGGGACAAAGTGGCGGCGCAATTGGGATCCATCCAGGAAGACGCCGCAAAGACCATCCCGAACGTAAAATTGGATTCGCTCGACACCATCCCAACCGTCGTTCAGGAAGTCCTCTCCAACCGCGCTGACGCGGCAGTCATTGAGAACACGGTCGCCACCGGTTACGTGAAGAGCAACCCACAGTTGCAAATCAATAAAATTGCGGGGATGACCGAGAACGGATCGGCTATCGCATTCCCGAAAGGCTCACCGTGGACCAAGAAATTTGACACGGCCATCGAGAAGATGAAAAAAGACGGCGAACTTCAACAACTGGCCGAAAAATGGTTTGGTGGCGGTCAGTGA
- a CDS encoding amino acid ABC transporter permease — protein sequence MGLDFSQINFGFILGGVLVTLEFTVLSTIFGFILGTLLSIIKISKFAPLRWFGIAYTSVFRGTPLLVQVSLAYFAVPQLTGYDIPALQAGIITFSLNSAAYVSEVIRAGILAVPAGQRDAALSLGVPYGKMMRDIILPQAVKNILPALVNESVALLKDSSLVSVITANDLMRRAQITMSNTYRYFEPLILIAAIYYVIVIFLSWIGSRLERRLRQSD from the coding sequence ATGGGCTTGGATTTTAGCCAAATCAATTTTGGCTTTATCCTGGGAGGCGTCCTCGTCACCCTCGAATTCACGGTACTGTCGACGATTTTTGGCTTTATTCTCGGTACGCTATTATCCATTATCAAGATTTCAAAGTTCGCGCCGCTGCGCTGGTTCGGTATCGCGTATACCTCTGTCTTCCGCGGCACGCCGCTCTTGGTGCAGGTAAGTCTCGCGTACTTCGCGGTGCCACAGCTAACCGGCTATGACATTCCTGCGCTGCAGGCTGGTATCATCACGTTCTCGCTGAACTCTGCCGCGTACGTCTCCGAAGTCATTCGCGCCGGTATCCTCGCGGTGCCCGCAGGGCAGCGGGATGCCGCGCTGTCGCTCGGCGTCCCTTACGGCAAAATGATGCGCGACATCATCCTGCCGCAAGCGGTCAAAAACATTTTGCCGGCACTCGTCAACGAGAGCGTCGCACTGCTCAAGGACTCGTCGCTCGTGTCCGTCATCACCGCCAACGATTTGATGCGACGGGCGCAAATTACGATGTCGAACACCTATCGCTACTTTGAACCGCTGATTCTGATTGCGGCCATCTATTACGTCATTGTCATTTTCCTGAGTTGGATTGGATCCCGCTTGGAGAGGAGGCTGCGCCAGAGTGATTAA
- a CDS encoding (2Fe-2S) ferredoxin domain-containing protein gives METTIHSLPPGVATKRRVLAQVVVCSGCCCGRTDKGRPAIPLDWLKRTWKEKRLLKHVQLTISGCLGPCDIVNVVSIVTKHGDRWFGGITTEEPFTWLVEWAEATAALGEPDDLPAGLLPYEFQRFAE, from the coding sequence ATGGAGACGACCATCCACTCGTTGCCGCCGGGCGTCGCGACGAAGCGGCGCGTGTTGGCCCAAGTCGTGGTCTGTTCTGGATGTTGCTGTGGCCGAACAGACAAAGGTCGACCGGCGATTCCGCTCGATTGGCTGAAGCGCACGTGGAAGGAGAAGCGCCTGCTCAAACACGTGCAGCTAACGATTAGCGGCTGCCTAGGCCCATGTGACATCGTCAATGTCGTCAGCATCGTCACCAAGCACGGGGACAGGTGGTTTGGCGGCATTACGACCGAAGAGCCGTTCACGTGGCTGGTCGAATGGGCAGAGGCGACAGCGGCGCTCGGGGAACCGGATGACTTGCCTGCGGGACTCTTGCCATATGAGTTTCAGCGGTTTGCCGAGTGA
- a CDS encoding cobyrinate a,c-diamide synthase: MKRPRLVIAGTNSGAGKTTITLGIMAALARRGLCVQGFKVGPDYIDPAYHTALTHRPSRNLDTWMMPKDSVREIFHRGSQGADISVIEGVMGLYDGKQPLSDEGSTAEVSRLLQAPVILVVNAASMARSAAAVVLGFQQLDPQVPLAGVIVNRVGSKGHYELVKAAIEAVCQVPVLGYLERHDHLAIPERHLGLLPAIERGELNDLFNGLANVMEATVNLDLLVELAADAADWQAPSETLFAGSPVPPFVKVAVARDSAFNFYYPENLELLAWYGAELQYFSPLAGELLPEDADGLYIGGGFPEEFAEILSGQSALQAQIRARIADGLPTFAECGGFMWLTESLRDKSGATHKMVGAIPARVQMQAKRAALGYREVTALTDTLLLGKGETARGHEFHYSTAAQTCSKDETDSWTYAYAAKGLRGEKPEGFARGNLLAGYTHLHFASNPRMIRRWLEACRTYHT, from the coding sequence ATGAAACGGCCACGCTTGGTGATTGCCGGTACGAACAGCGGTGCGGGCAAGACGACCATCACGCTGGGTATCATGGCGGCGCTCGCGCGCCGTGGGCTTTGCGTACAGGGCTTCAAGGTCGGCCCAGACTATATCGATCCCGCCTATCACACCGCCTTAACACACCGCCCCTCGCGCAACTTGGACACGTGGATGATGCCGAAGGACAGCGTCCGCGAAATTTTTCACCGCGGGAGTCAAGGCGCCGATATCTCGGTGATTGAAGGCGTCATGGGCCTGTATGACGGCAAACAGCCGCTGTCTGACGAAGGGAGCACGGCGGAGGTCAGCCGCTTGTTGCAGGCGCCGGTCATCCTGGTCGTCAATGCGGCCAGTATGGCGCGCAGTGCGGCTGCCGTGGTCCTCGGGTTTCAGCAGTTGGACCCACAGGTGCCGTTGGCGGGGGTGATTGTCAATCGCGTCGGCAGCAAGGGGCACTACGAGTTGGTCAAGGCGGCGATTGAAGCGGTTTGTCAGGTGCCGGTGCTCGGCTATCTTGAGCGCCACGACCATCTGGCCATTCCCGAGCGCCACTTAGGCCTCTTGCCGGCGATTGAGCGCGGTGAGTTGAACGACTTGTTCAATGGCCTCGCAAATGTGATGGAAGCGACGGTCAATCTCGATTTGCTCGTCGAACTCGCAGCCGACGCCGCCGATTGGCAAGCGCCATCCGAGACGCTGTTTGCTGGATCGCCTGTGCCGCCGTTTGTGAAAGTGGCGGTTGCGCGCGATAGCGCGTTTAACTTCTATTATCCAGAGAATCTGGAGTTGCTCGCGTGGTATGGCGCAGAGCTTCAATATTTCTCGCCGCTTGCGGGAGAACTGTTGCCAGAAGATGCGGATGGCTTATACATCGGTGGGGGCTTTCCAGAGGAGTTTGCCGAGATCCTTAGCGGGCAGTCGGCGCTGCAGGCGCAGATACGCGCGCGCATCGCAGATGGATTGCCGACGTTTGCCGAATGCGGCGGGTTCATGTGGCTGACCGAGTCGCTGCGGGATAAATCCGGTGCTACGCACAAGATGGTCGGCGCGATTCCGGCGCGCGTGCAGATGCAGGCCAAGCGGGCGGCACTTGGCTATCGCGAGGTGACGGCGCTGACGGACACCCTGTTGCTCGGCAAAGGCGAGACGGCCCGCGGTCACGAGTTTCACTACTCGACGGCGGCACAGACTTGTTCGAAGGATGAGACTGACAGCTGGACGTACGCGTATGCGGCGAAGGGACTGCGTGGAGAGAAGCCGGAAGGCTTTGCGCGCGGCAATTTGTTGGCAGGTTATACGCATCTGCACTTCGCGTCAAACCCGCGGATGATTCGCCGTTGGCTCGAGGCCTGTCGGACGTATCATACATAG
- a CDS encoding amino acid ABC transporter ATP-binding protein, giving the protein MIKVEHLHKSFGKLEVLNDVSLEIAKGEVVALIGPSGSGKSTLLRCLNLLEVPTSGHVYIDGIDITAKGTNVLKIRENLGMVFQHFHLFPHKTVMENMIYAPTKVKGVDKETAKREAMDLLRQVGLEDKANSYPETLSGGQKQRAAIARALAMKPEAMLFDEPTSALDPEMVKEVLQVIQGLAHTGITMVIVTHEMGFARNVADKICFLDHGQLLEVSTPDVFFSNPKTERAKEFLSKVL; this is encoded by the coding sequence GTGATTAAAGTAGAGCACCTCCACAAATCGTTCGGCAAACTAGAGGTACTAAACGACGTCTCCCTCGAAATTGCCAAAGGGGAAGTCGTGGCATTGATTGGTCCGTCTGGATCCGGCAAGTCGACGCTGTTGCGCTGCCTCAACTTGCTGGAAGTGCCCACCTCGGGTCACGTCTATATCGACGGGATCGATATCACGGCGAAGGGCACCAACGTCCTCAAAATCCGCGAGAATTTGGGGATGGTGTTTCAACACTTTCACCTGTTCCCACACAAGACGGTGATGGAGAACATGATTTACGCGCCGACGAAGGTCAAAGGTGTCGACAAAGAGACCGCCAAACGAGAAGCGATGGACTTGTTGCGCCAAGTGGGCCTAGAGGACAAGGCCAACAGCTACCCAGAGACCCTGTCCGGCGGCCAGAAGCAGCGCGCCGCCATCGCGCGGGCGCTCGCCATGAAGCCAGAGGCGATGCTGTTTGACGAGCCGACCTCGGCACTCGACCCAGAGATGGTCAAGGAAGTCCTCCAGGTCATTCAGGGCCTGGCGCACACTGGCATCACCATGGTCATTGTGACGCACGAAATGGGCTTCGCTCGAAACGTGGCGGACAAGATCTGCTTTCTCGATCACGGCCAGCTACTGGAAGTCTCCACACCGGACGTGTTCTTCTCCAATCCAAAGACCGAACGGGCGAAAGAATTTTTGTCCAAGGTGTTGTGA
- a CDS encoding cobalt-precorrin-5B (C(1))-methyltransferase — protein MLDVPNRPLRHGYTTGACATACAKGALLTLIEQAPVTSATIWIPAGEWVEFSLQDVEFTKDMASVTTIKDGGDDPDATHGARIVATVSFIEGDGVEIDGGVGVGRVTKPGLPIPVGLAAINPVPRKMIRETVEAVLAEYGIQRGVKVVISVPDGEEIAKKTLNERLGIVGGISILGTRGIVVPFSTASYKASIAYAMNVAKEQGLTTVVLTTGGRSEKYAIRMFPELPIEAFVEMGDFVGFSAKHAKRTGMREVRFVGMMGKFSKVAQGVMMVHAKSAPIDFGFLASIAADVGAPAELCQAIREANTASQVGDWMLERGYREFFDRLAYACCTHVLQHVDGGMRIRTDLTTLAGEYLGGAQIDG, from the coding sequence ATGCTCGACGTACCCAATCGCCCGCTCCGGCACGGTTATACGACAGGTGCTTGTGCGACCGCGTGTGCCAAAGGGGCGCTTTTGACCCTGATTGAGCAGGCACCCGTGACGTCCGCGACCATCTGGATTCCCGCCGGCGAGTGGGTTGAGTTTTCGTTGCAGGACGTCGAATTCACGAAAGATATGGCGTCCGTTACGACGATTAAGGATGGCGGAGACGATCCCGACGCCACCCACGGCGCCCGCATTGTCGCGACGGTGTCGTTTATTGAAGGCGATGGCGTGGAGATTGACGGCGGCGTCGGCGTCGGCCGGGTGACGAAGCCGGGGCTCCCAATTCCAGTCGGCTTGGCGGCGATTAATCCTGTGCCGCGCAAAATGATTCGCGAGACGGTCGAGGCCGTACTCGCTGAATACGGGATTCAGCGTGGCGTCAAGGTGGTGATTTCCGTGCCGGATGGTGAGGAGATCGCCAAAAAGACGCTGAACGAGCGGCTTGGGATTGTGGGGGGCATTTCGATTTTAGGCACGCGCGGGATTGTCGTGCCGTTCTCGACGGCGTCGTACAAGGCGAGTATCGCCTACGCGATGAACGTCGCAAAGGAACAGGGGCTCACGACCGTGGTGTTGACGACCGGCGGCCGCAGTGAGAAGTACGCGATTCGCATGTTCCCAGAGTTGCCGATTGAGGCGTTTGTCGAGATGGGCGACTTTGTCGGCTTTTCGGCCAAGCACGCCAAGCGCACCGGCATGCGGGAGGTGCGCTTTGTCGGCATGATGGGCAAGTTCTCGAAAGTCGCGCAAGGCGTCATGATGGTGCACGCCAAGAGCGCGCCCATCGACTTCGGTTTTTTGGCGTCCATTGCGGCGGACGTCGGTGCGCCGGCTGAGTTGTGCCAAGCCATTCGCGAGGCCAATACGGCGAGTCAGGTCGGCGACTGGATGCTCGAACGCGGCTATCGCGAATTTTTCGATCGGCTGGCGTACGCGTGCTGTACGCACGTGCTCCAGCATGTCGACGGTGGGATGCGAATTCGGACAGATTTGACCACGCTCGCGGGCGAGTATTTAGGAGGCGCGCAAATTGACGGATAA
- the cbiE gene encoding precorrin-6y C5,15-methyltransferase (decarboxylating) subunit CbiE produces the protein MTDKKVVVVGIGDDGVKGLGDAVRDRIRACAVLYGSERQLALFPAFTGEKRVFPTPMRVAIDEIDQVSATRPVAVLASGDPLFFGIGGVLTKRLGHHRVDIVPHVSSVQLAFARAGLSWQDAPVISLHGRPIQGFAQKLHNRACVAVLTDDVNTPGAIARYLLEYGMTEYDAFVGEHLGGEQEKTGWYDLQSLSDASFAALNVVILRRRDDAPSPVFTLGMDDGAFSQRKPDRGLITKREVRVLSLAELRLRPGDVLWDIGACTGSVSIEAILSTPDLQVFAVEKNEGDLVNLRENQVKFRTDFVAVHAKAPDGLERFPDPDAVFIGGSGGELGELLHICANRLREGGRIVVNAATIENLYEAYQTLRELGLTVSVTLVQTARSKPILNLTRLEGMNPVYLVTGILETNSLETNHAGEEENS, from the coding sequence TTGACGGATAAAAAAGTGGTCGTCGTCGGCATCGGCGACGACGGTGTCAAAGGGCTCGGCGATGCGGTAAGAGACCGCATTCGCGCGTGTGCGGTGTTGTACGGGAGTGAAAGACAACTGGCTTTGTTCCCTGCGTTCACAGGCGAAAAGCGCGTGTTTCCGACGCCGATGCGGGTGGCGATAGACGAAATTGACCAAGTGTCGGCCACGCGGCCTGTGGCGGTGTTGGCCAGTGGGGATCCACTGTTTTTTGGCATTGGCGGCGTGCTGACAAAGCGCCTCGGGCATCATCGTGTGGATATTGTGCCGCACGTGAGTTCCGTGCAATTGGCGTTTGCGCGGGCTGGGCTCAGCTGGCAGGATGCGCCCGTCATCAGCTTGCATGGGCGACCTATCCAAGGGTTTGCACAAAAGCTGCACAATCGGGCGTGTGTGGCGGTGTTGACGGACGACGTCAATACGCCTGGCGCCATTGCCCGCTACCTTTTGGAATACGGCATGACGGAATATGACGCGTTTGTCGGCGAACACCTCGGCGGCGAGCAGGAGAAAACGGGTTGGTACGACCTGCAATCCCTCAGCGATGCGTCATTTGCCGCGCTGAATGTCGTCATCCTGCGCCGCCGCGATGACGCCCCATCGCCCGTATTTACGCTGGGGATGGACGACGGCGCGTTTTCGCAGCGAAAGCCCGACAGAGGGTTGATTACGAAGCGCGAGGTCCGCGTGTTGAGTCTCGCTGAATTGCGGCTGCGTCCGGGCGACGTGCTGTGGGATATCGGCGCGTGCACAGGCTCTGTATCGATTGAAGCGATTCTCTCCACGCCGGACTTACAGGTGTTTGCGGTCGAGAAAAATGAGGGCGACTTGGTCAATTTGCGTGAAAACCAGGTGAAATTTCGGACGGATTTTGTGGCTGTTCACGCGAAGGCGCCCGATGGGTTGGAGCGTTTTCCAGATCCGGATGCGGTGTTTATCGGTGGCAGCGGCGGCGAACTTGGCGAGTTGTTGCACATCTGCGCGAACCGTCTGCGCGAGGGTGGGCGCATCGTGGTCAACGCGGCGACTATCGAAAATTTGTACGAGGCGTACCAGACGTTGCGCGAACTGGGGCTGACCGTAAGCGTCACGCTGGTCCAGACGGCCCGGAGTAAGCCGATTTTGAACCTCACGCGTCTGGAAGGGATGAACCCGGTCTACTTGGTGACCGGCATCCTTGAAACAAACAGCCTTGAAACAAACCATGCGGGGGAGGAGGAGAATTCGTGA
- a CDS encoding cobalt-precorrin 5A hydrolase yields the protein MTKANAVVAITKHGTAIARRLQAQLPDVDVYYPEKFAYGDEAERGITTYEGSVVAHVPTLFHAYSGLIGIFSLGAMVRLIAPLLKDKKTDPGVVVIDDRAEHVISVLSGHLGGANDLTRKVAAALGARPVITTASDVGETLAVDLLGRAYGWEIANFEKVTPVSAAVVNEQRVHIVQEAGERDWWTYDKPLPPYLHVFDNTRDAMQEPFDAALVITPRLLTDEETRVLLQNGVLYRPKVIVLGIGCNRGTPADEIAAVVEETLKALQLSPKSIRNVATIDVKRDEPGLLEFCRRYNVPLVTYAAEELNAVEIPNPSETVYKYVGAYGVSEPAARLSSGASSWVLEKRKSGNVTVSVCLVPQKAAEIAGATPSLAAQGARSFGSDVEVRP from the coding sequence ATGACGAAAGCAAACGCCGTGGTAGCGATCACCAAACACGGCACTGCCATCGCCCGGCGCCTGCAGGCGCAACTCCCGGACGTCGATGTCTATTACCCAGAGAAGTTCGCATATGGAGACGAAGCGGAGCGTGGTATCACGACCTACGAAGGATCCGTCGTCGCCCACGTGCCCACGCTGTTTCACGCGTACAGCGGCCTGATTGGCATCTTTTCGCTGGGGGCGATGGTGCGGTTGATTGCGCCGCTTCTCAAGGATAAGAAGACGGATCCGGGGGTGGTCGTGATCGACGATAGAGCAGAGCACGTCATCAGCGTCCTCTCGGGCCATTTGGGTGGCGCCAACGATTTGACGCGCAAAGTCGCGGCCGCACTTGGCGCGCGACCGGTTATCACGACAGCGTCCGACGTCGGCGAGACGCTCGCCGTCGATTTATTGGGCCGCGCGTACGGTTGGGAGATTGCCAATTTCGAGAAAGTGACTCCGGTGAGCGCAGCGGTGGTGAACGAGCAGCGCGTGCACATCGTGCAGGAGGCTGGCGAGCGGGACTGGTGGACATATGACAAACCTTTGCCACCTTATCTGCACGTGTTCGACAACACCCGCGATGCGATGCAGGAACCGTTTGACGCAGCCTTGGTCATCACGCCGCGCCTACTCACCGACGAGGAGACCCGTGTTCTCCTGCAAAACGGCGTTTTGTACCGCCCGAAGGTGATTGTCTTAGGCATCGGCTGCAACCGGGGCACGCCGGCGGACGAAATCGCCGCGGTGGTTGAGGAGACGCTCAAGGCTTTGCAGCTTTCGCCAAAGAGCATTCGCAACGTCGCGACGATTGACGTGAAGCGCGACGAACCCGGGCTACTGGAATTTTGCCGGCGCTACAACGTGCCGCTCGTGACATACGCGGCCGAGGAGTTGAACGCGGTGGAGATTCCGAATCCGTCGGAGACGGTCTACAAGTATGTGGGCGCGTACGGCGTGAGTGAACCGGCGGCACGGTTGTCGTCCGGGGCGTCGTCGTGGGTTCTGGAGAAGCGCAAGTCGGGGAACGTGACAGTGTCCGTATGTCTGGTGCCACAGAAAGCGGCTGAAATAGCAGGCGCTACGCCTTCATTGGCCGCGCAGGGGGCACGTTCTTTTGGCAGCGACGTCGAGGTGAGACCATGA
- a CDS encoding precorrin-8X methylmutase, which translates to MEFGTEFQPVTTQPQAIEDKSFEIITEELGPHPFTDEQFKVVQRVIHASADFELGRSLVFHPDAIEAGVAAILAGEPIVADVQMVQSGISKPRIVKYGGDVHVYISDPDVMAEAKRLGTTRAIVSVRKAVAAHPRAIFAIGNAPTALLELIRLVKCGEARPSLIVGVPVGFVSAAESKAELMKLDVPFITNHGRKGGSPVAVATVNALSLLADAKGR; encoded by the coding sequence ATGGAATTTGGTACGGAGTTTCAGCCTGTGACGACGCAGCCACAGGCGATTGAGGACAAAAGTTTCGAGATTATCACGGAGGAACTGGGGCCGCATCCGTTTACGGATGAACAGTTCAAAGTGGTCCAGCGCGTCATCCACGCGTCGGCGGACTTCGAACTCGGGCGAAGCCTCGTCTTTCACCCAGACGCCATCGAGGCAGGTGTCGCGGCCATTCTCGCGGGGGAACCCATTGTCGCGGACGTGCAGATGGTGCAATCGGGTATCAGTAAGCCGCGAATCGTCAAGTACGGTGGCGACGTCCATGTCTATATTTCCGATCCCGACGTGATGGCCGAAGCCAAACGCCTCGGGACGACACGGGCCATTGTGTCGGTGCGCAAGGCGGTGGCCGCGCATCCTCGCGCGATTTTCGCGATTGGCAACGCGCCGACGGCGCTGCTCGAACTGATTCGCCTGGTCAAATGTGGCGAAGCGCGACCGAGCTTGATTGTCGGCGTGCCGGTTGGCTTTGTCTCGGCGGCAGAGTCGAAAGCGGAGTTGATGAAGTTGGACGTGCCGTTCATCACCAACCATGGGCGCAAGGGTGGAAGTCCGGTGGCTGTGGCGACGGTCAACGCCCTGTCGCTCTTGGCGGACGCCAAAGGTCGGTGA